aaccaaatccaaatttttataGGCATGGTTTTGAATCTCATACCAACAGGTATGAATGTGAAGTCTGCTATTCTTTTCTCTATATCCCTAACAATTTTATCCTGCCCTCTCCTCAGAAACATTCCAGAACTTGTACGAACCCTGCAAACAGTAATGTCTAGTGTCTTAGATGCCTATGTATATagcatataattaatttttgaaaaatatgatacCAACAACATCACATAATGCAGATAGAGGGGTTGGAAATGCAGACCTGCTATCTTTGCTCCGACCAGTTTTGCTATCAACAACAGTTGACTTTTTCATATGAGGTTTAGCAAGACTTATCATGTACTCACATTCTTCCTTAGACTGTTCAAAATAATATCAAGAATTAATATTCTCATACAATAAATATCAATCTATATCTACCAAGTCAGTCATTTGAGCATTAACAAAATTCATATCTTGGATACGTAAAAAATAAATCACAGCTGAAATTCCAGATAGATGAAGATAAATGATTTGAATTGTAACATCATTGCTAATGAAAACACAACTGTAATGTTTTTGCTATCCACACTCCCCACCCAACCCTTCACTGAGAATCTTGAAATCAAAACCAGAAAACCCAGAACGGACAAGCAATCACAATAGTATTTCATAATATAACCCAACAAATACATCTAGATTTCTAATCCCATATCAAAAaagaaccacaaaaaaaaaaaatacataaaattttacaaaccaAGAAATTGTGATAAATGAAAGCCCTGGGCTCCCATGAAAGAATTTCAGTCCACTGCTCCTTCCTCTCTCCCAATCCTTTACtcctgccaaaaaaaaaaaaatcaattttcactCACAAATCAAACACACAGAGAGTCACAGACCAACAAGACATAGAATCATCAAATGGGTCAAACTCCATACCTCGTAACAATCCTGCGTCTAAAGGAACTGAGATCATTCGGTGGAGAATCATCGCTACTGATTGGAAGCGAGACAATCCCAAGAGCCAAAAGCATTAGAAGAACAAGAGAGAGCATGAAAAGCATGAACAACACAAGCGTAATCGTCGACCATTTCTTCCCATGTAACCGACTGTACCTTCCTTTCGCCATTGttaaaacttaataaataaataataaaaaaacccaaaattgatCGAGCAATgaaatgaataaagaaagattTGGTTTTGGTCTCTCAGATTATCTTAGAGAGATGTTGCTTTGGATCTAAAGGCATTTATAATTTTAGACAATCTgtctgtttttttatttttatatatatataggcttcAAAATTGTAGTGTAATGACGAAATTGACCCTGAGTTTGTTTCTCAGCAATTGCATTTTGTCAATGACGGTGGGGGTAGTGAGTCAATTACCGGGTAAATTTTGGACATTTAGTTGCTAATGGTTTTCTGTGCCAACTGGGTTGGCTGCCCCAGGTTTGGTATTTGTATTTACCTTTCTTGaacccaaaattaaattaaataaagacTAAATACTGTGAGTCTCAGTCTCGAGTCACAAGTCGTTTTTTACCCCCTCCGTTTGTATCTATTTCATTTTAGAATGTTACAAAATATTGTCtcgtttttaaaaataaaattaatttatttattaatatttttattttattttattttatttttaaaactatttgatgaacatttaaattaaattaaataaagacTAAATAATGAGTCACAagtagtttattattatttaataaactCAATAGGTACTAGTGGTATAATGAGAagtaaagcaaaaaaaagacAATTCCCAGTCCCCTCgactcataaaataaataaataaatttaaaaaaaaagtaaattacaaattacattaTTGAAGTTTAGGATTG
This genomic stretch from Castanea sativa cultivar Marrone di Chiusa Pesio chromosome 1, ASM4071231v1 harbors:
- the LOC142622101 gene encoding putative prolyl 4-hydroxylase 3 encodes the protein MAKGRYSRLHGKKWSTITLVLFMLFMLSLVLLMLLALGIVSLPISSDDSPPNDLSSFRRRIVTRSKGLGERKEQWTEILSWEPRAFIYHNFLSKEECEYMISLAKPHMKKSTVVDSKTGRSKDSRVRTSSGMFLRRGQDKIVRDIEKRIADFTFIPVEHGEGLQVLHYEAGQKYDAHFDYFLDEFNTKNGGQRIATLLMYLSDVEEGGETVFPAANQNFSSVPWWNELSECGKQGLAVKPKMGDALLFWSMRPDATLDPSSLHGGCPVIKGDKWSSTKWMHVEEYKI